Sequence from the Erythrobacter sp. YJ-T3-07 genome:
CACCAGTTGCACGCCAAGCATAGTAGAAGCTTTCAATAACTTCTGGGCGAAGGACATAAGCAGAGCTAGTAATCCAGAAACCTGCTTTCTCGTAGAAATCTGCCTGCTCTGCGGGGATTGGTTTGTTGGTGCTGCTGTTAGTGGCACTATCGCGCCAGGCGAAAACTTCAGGACCAATACCTGTGGCTGTCTCGATATATGTATCA
This genomic interval carries:
- a CDS encoding glycoside hydrolase family 47 protein, yielding MLISSQVDFGLLLVDGCHDTYIETATGIGPEVFAWRDSATNSSTNKPIPAEQADFYEKAGFWITSSAYVLRPEVIESFYYAWRATG